Genomic window (Dolosigranulum savutiense):
TTATTATAAGCAGTTGATTCGATTACGGAAAGATTATGCGGTGATATCAGAGGGAACATATCGCAGCATTCACTTGGATCATACCAATGTTTACAGTTATATACGTGAATATAACAATCAGCAACTACTAGTAGTTAATAATTTTTATGGAAAGCAGACAGCTATTGATGTACCGGAAGATTTTTTGAAAAAAGATGCACGAGTACTGATCGGTAATTATGACCAACATGCGCTAGAGCAACAACTTATACTCCAACCTTATGAATCAATTGCTTTTTTGTTAGAATAGAGCAAAAAAAGAACGCTATGTACTTAGTAGCGTTCTTTCACTAATTTATATGTTTTTGAAGCGAGTATGACGGATAAGTCGGTCATAAACAATACCGGCAAGGATAGCTTTTAGAATATCGAGTGGTAAGAAAGATGAAACGTTGGCAATAATCAGACTGATAAGTGTCGTAGAACCGCCTGATTCAGCAATGACATTAAAAATGAAATATTGATAAAGAATTCCAATCGTATATAAAATAAGAATAGCCACAATCATGTGTAAAATCATTGTTAATAGAGAGGGACGTTTCTGTGCGACCTTCCCAATGTATAAAGCGATGATAAGTGAACCAAGAAGGAAACCAAATGAAGGAGAAAGAACAGCTTGAAAGCCACCAGTTCCTCCCGCAAATACAGGAATACCAATCAATCCAATTAATACATAAAGAGCTAGGCTTAAAAATCCACGATAAGCTTTAAGTAATGCAGGAATAAGTAGCCAGAAAAAGACTTGTAATGTAATGGGAATACCGATACCAACGGGAATAGCGACCAATGATGCTACGCAAAGCATAGCTGTTAGTACGGAAATATAGACTAAATCCTTTGTTGTTAGAGTTCTCATTATTATCTCCTTTTGCTTTATTAGATTATTTCTAGAAATAGTATACTATATTTTAATTTGATATTCAAACTAGTTACTGAAAAATTTAATTAAAAAGATCTCATGTCTCTACTACGCATTAAGAGCTATTTCATGTATAATGAAAAAAAGTAATGGGGGAAGGGGACAGAAATGACACCAAATAAAGAGAATTTTTTAAAGGCTATTTACGAACTAGGTGGCATGTCTAAACTGATTAATAATAAAAGTTTGGCGGAGTACTTGAATGTATCGGCTGCAGCGATTACGGATATGAATACGCGCTTGGTGAAGCAATCAATTATTACATATGAACCTTATAAAGGGGTAAAACTGACGGATAAAGGGGTTCGTATCGTTAATCAATTAATACGGCGCCACCGTCTATGGGAAGTGTTCTTGGCAGAAAAATTAGGTTATGAGTGGGATGAAGTGCATACAGATGCTGATTTATTGGAACATATTTCTTCGGATAAGTTAATTGAGCGCTTAGATGCTTTCTTAGGACACCCGACAGTTGATCCGCACGGGGACACCATTCCAACCTCAGATGGAGAAGTCATCGTTAATCAATATCATGCTTTAGTAGAGTGCAAACAAGGTGAATCTTTCAAGGTGAAACAAGTCGATGATGATACTGAATTTTTAACTTATTTGACGGATAAAGGAATCCAGTTGAACGAAACGTATCAAATTACGGAAATTGAACCGTACGAAGGGCCCATTACGTTAACGAATAACGATGAAGAAAATATTTTAGTCAGTTATAAAGCGGCATTTCGTATTTTTGGTCAATAAATAAATCATCACAATTGAGTCAGAGAATACCAATTCTGATGCGATTGTGGTGTTTTTTTGTGGTTAAAGAGCAGATTATCTACAGTGTCTTGTCTAAAATTTACAATCCGATGACAAAGGGTGGCCGATATTGTAGTTGGGATGTAATAAATTGTTATCGAGCTGTCATAGAATAGATCGGTTCTCCTGTTATAATGGTAGGTGTCGATTGGAAGACATTATGTTCAATCATGTAATCATTATATAGAATTATATAGATGAGGAGCATCTTAACTATGAAATTGAAAAACATTTTAAAAACAGCCTCCATTTTGGCTTTATTGACAGGACCGAGTGCTACTATGACAGTAGATCATGTTTATGCAGAAGAAGCTCAAGACAAAGTAGCAGATTCTGAAACTAACTTAGAAGATTTAAGACAACAAGTTCGGTCATCTGTTCAGACGATTGAAGATTTGAATAATGAACTTGTCCAGATTGATGAGACGATTGATGGCATCGAAGCAGAAATCGCACAAACAGAAGAGGATATTTCCCAGCAAGAAGCAATCATTCAGGACTACTTCGATCAAGCTAAATCACGCTTACAAAATATGCAATTATCTAATGTGAATGAGAATGCTGTCTTATCACTTCTTGAAGCTGAATCATTCCAAGACATCATTGCTCGCGTTAATGCGGTCGTTCAATTAACCCAAGCTAATTCAGATCAAATACAATCACTGCAAGCACAAAAAGATGAGCTCGACCAACTAGTGCAGTCACTTGAAACGAAACAAACAGATCTTTCTAACAAAAAAGAGACAATTGACGCAAAAAAACAATCAGTTCATACTGAAATAGCTGACTTGGAAAGATTAATTGAAGAGAATCGCGAAGATTTCGAGACGTTGAAAGAAGAGTCAGAGATAGTTGAGATTTGTCGTCGGGCTGAAGAACTAGTTGAAGAACGTCAAGCTGAGCAAGAAGTTCAGGAAGACGCATCTAGTAATGAAGAAGCTAAGCAAGTTGCAAGTCAATCAGCAGAAGAGACGCAACAGCCACAAGCTGAAGAGACTGTTGCAATAGAAGAGAACGAAGAACCGGCTGAACCAACTGATGATTCGGCAGCTGAACAGTCAGTGGAAGAACCTCAAGTGACAGAAACTGAACCGGCAGAGGCTGAACAATCACAACCAGAGCCAGAGACACAAAAACAGCCTGACCAACAAGTGCAAGAAGAATCACAAACACAGACAGAACCAGAAGTACAAGAAGAACCAATACAACCACAAGCAGCTGTCCCAACAACTGCTCAATATTCAATTGATGATTTAGAATTTCAAGGGGTCATTAATGCACTTGGGAAGAAATGGACGTTCTATTCAGAACGTGTCCTACCCGGTGGCGGATTGAACATTCCTGGTCGTCACACAGCAGATGGATTCGTTCGCGATGGTGAAGGCTATATCGTCTTAGCTGCCAGCAGTAGTGTCGGTCACGGAACGATTATTGATACACCATTCGGCAGTCAAGGAAAAGTATACGATACGTGCGCAAGCTGTCACGCTGGTTGGTTCGACGTCTACACGCGATAAAATAATATAATACATGTATAGATACCACATCGATTGTTGTCGTGAGAGTTGCTATGACAGGCAGCTTCTCCTATCGACACATCTGTTGTGGTGTTTTTCTAATAAATAAAATTATGTGATTTCTCAAATAATGTGGTAAGACCAATTTAAATGAAAAAATGAGAATATTCCAAGCTACTCATTTCCCATGTACTAGATGCTTCGTTCGTCTTGAAGAAGAACTCGATAACATCAATAAGCAATTGGACTTTTAAATACGATTATAGAGGCATATTCTGAGGCAATTGACTATTGATAATGTCTAACAACTCCTTGAATGACGTACAACAGCACGTCACTTGGGGTATTTTTTGCACTTTGTGATTTTTTTGTGAAATTTTAGTTTTAAAATTGTATACAATTAAATAATATGGTACAATTTAATCATTAATAAGTATTCGCTTTCATATGTATTTTAGAACTGAGAAACTCACAAGTGAAAAATATTATTTTTTGATTTATATACAGTAGTTAAGATAAGTGAGGATAGAGCATAAGGTAATATATCAATTTGGTGAAGTGTTGAGATTAATGATAAGGTCAAAAGGAAATATTTTTAATGACAGGTATATATGTATAACAATTTGTGCTAATAATCCATGAATAAGATATAAATTTTTAACTTAATTTAAATTTGAGAGGAGTGAGTAACACTTTTGTGTTATGTACTATATGAAAAACGTAATAGAAATTAATAATTTGACGAAATCGTACGACAATGTAGCTGTTATT
Coding sequences:
- a CDS encoding biotin transporter BioY; translation: MRTLTTKDLVYISVLTAMLCVASLVAIPVGIGIPITLQVFFWLLIPALLKAYRGFLSLALYVLIGLIGIPVFAGGTGGFQAVLSPSFGFLLGSLIIALYIGKVAQKRPSLLTMILHMIVAILILYTIGILYQYFIFNVIAESGGSTTLISLIIANVSSFLPLDILKAILAGIVYDRLIRHTRFKNI
- a CDS encoding metal-dependent transcriptional regulator, producing the protein MTPNKENFLKAIYELGGMSKLINNKSLAEYLNVSAAAITDMNTRLVKQSIITYEPYKGVKLTDKGVRIVNQLIRRHRLWEVFLAEKLGYEWDEVHTDADLLEHISSDKLIERLDAFLGHPTVDPHGDTIPTSDGEVIVNQYHALVECKQGESFKVKQVDDDTEFLTYLTDKGIQLNETYQITEIEPYEGPITLTNNDEENILVSYKAAFRIFGQ